Proteins encoded together in one Chitinophaga sp. LS1 window:
- a CDS encoding aminotransferase class III-fold pyridoxal phosphate-dependent enzyme gives MSAIVDLSTAQEIIQDNLDYTLFSWSRQKGLQPIAVKHAEGVYLYDYDDKRYLDFSSGLINVNIGHGNQRVTEAVIRQMQAVSYVTPGCVTAARGELGKKLAAISPGNLTKTLFTVCGASAIENAVKLARLYTGRHKIITRYRAFHGASYVAMSAGGDPRKLAADAQQAPNFVHVEDPYCYRCPWGKEMSSCSRECVSHVERVIEFEGPENVAAILMEGESGSSGCIKYPPDYLQKIRALCDKHGILLIADEVMSGFGRTGKWFACDVHGVVPDMIATAKGITAGYLPLGALIVSDQIAAHFDERTLWLGLTYSAHPVCCAAGVEVLKIYEDEHLLENAAYMGKYVTEQVELMKAQHPCIGDFRTTGLLGCIELVKNRDTKEPMAPFNAKPEEMMVMNKVAARIKQLGMYAFVRWNYVFIAPPLSITKEQMDEGLAIIDDALCIADEYVS, from the coding sequence ATGTCAGCTATTGTTGACCTGTCAACCGCACAGGAGATTATTCAGGATAATCTCGACTATACACTATTTTCATGGAGTAGGCAGAAAGGCCTGCAACCTATTGCTGTAAAGCATGCGGAGGGAGTGTACCTGTATGATTATGATGATAAGCGATATCTGGATTTTTCGTCCGGATTGATAAATGTAAATATTGGCCATGGTAATCAGCGGGTCACTGAAGCGGTGATACGGCAGATGCAGGCGGTGAGTTATGTAACACCCGGTTGTGTGACGGCGGCGAGGGGGGAATTAGGGAAGAAGTTAGCCGCAATTTCTCCGGGTAATCTCACTAAAACGCTCTTTACAGTATGTGGAGCAAGTGCCATTGAAAATGCAGTGAAACTAGCCAGACTCTATACGGGCAGACATAAGATCATTACCCGCTACCGTGCCTTTCATGGCGCTTCTTATGTGGCGATGAGTGCCGGGGGGGATCCCCGAAAACTGGCAGCAGATGCCCAACAGGCCCCGAACTTTGTGCATGTGGAAGATCCTTATTGTTATCGATGTCCATGGGGGAAGGAGATGAGTTCCTGTTCAAGGGAATGTGTGAGTCATGTGGAAAGGGTGATTGAATTTGAAGGACCCGAAAATGTTGCGGCTATATTGATGGAAGGGGAAAGTGGGAGTTCTGGTTGTATTAAATATCCGCCTGATTATTTGCAAAAGATAAGAGCACTCTGTGATAAGCATGGTATCCTGCTTATAGCTGATGAGGTGATGAGTGGATTTGGGAGAACCGGTAAATGGTTTGCCTGCGATGTACACGGGGTAGTGCCTGATATGATCGCGACAGCAAAAGGGATTACAGCCGGGTATCTGCCATTGGGTGCATTGATCGTGAGTGATCAGATAGCGGCGCATTTTGATGAAAGGACTTTGTGGCTGGGATTGACTTATTCTGCACATCCGGTATGTTGTGCAGCAGGTGTGGAGGTGCTGAAGATATATGAAGATGAACACCTGTTGGAAAATGCGGCGTACATGGGTAAATATGTGACAGAACAGGTAGAACTGATGAAAGCACAACACCCTTGTATTGGAGATTTCAGAACGACTGGGTTATTAGGTTGTATAGAGCTGGTGAAGAATAGAGATACGAAAGAGCCGATGGCGCCATTTAATGCAAAGCCGGAGGAGATGATGGTGATGAATAAGGTGGCGGCACGGATAAAACAACTGGGGATGTATGCATTTGTACGGTGGAATTATGTGTTTATAGCACCGCCGTTGAGTATAACGAAGGAACAGATGGATGAGGGATTGGCGATAATTGATGATGCGCTGTGTATAGCTGATGAGTATGTGAGCTGA
- a CDS encoding Lrp/AsnC family transcriptional regulator, translated as MAKHKIPEKLPTQLDDLDFSILSFLQQDGRVSFTVIAEKLNVSIGTIRTRFNRLIEEGTINIIGRVDPDKVGFRSYAHIAVYIRPATFKEQVAKQIVQLPEVSFLAMTSGAYDLEVNVMCRDNDHLVQFVNQLSEIEGVYQTNTTIYFKVYKYAQPDLMLLKE; from the coding sequence ATGGCGAAGCATAAAATACCCGAGAAGTTACCAACTCAACTGGATGATCTCGATTTTTCAATTTTATCATTCCTCCAACAGGATGGAAGGGTGTCGTTTACCGTGATTGCTGAGAAACTGAATGTATCCATTGGTACCATCAGGACCCGGTTTAACAGATTGATTGAAGAAGGTACCATCAATATTATCGGCAGAGTGGACCCTGATAAGGTAGGATTCAGGTCTTATGCACATATCGCAGTGTATATCCGGCCGGCCACCTTTAAGGAGCAAGTGGCGAAGCAGATTGTACAATTACCGGAGGTGAGTTTTCTGGCTATGACATCAGGTGCATATGACCTGGAAGTCAATGTTATGTGTAGAGATAATGATCATTTAGTACAGTTCGTCAACCAATTGTCAGAGATTGAGGGGGTGTACCAGACCAATACGACTATCTATTTTAAGGTCTACAAGTATGCCCAACCGGATCTGATGCTGCTGAAGGAGTAA
- a CDS encoding CoA-acylating methylmalonate-semialdehyde dehydrogenase encodes MKYDQLQNFVNGSFTKIASDRTIPVISPIDGTLLSELPCSTAADLDIAVQAAKKAFPGWSRTPIKERVQVFFRYKFLLEKNLDTLASVISAENGKTYGEAVQEVEKCIELTEFATSLPQLIAGEVLEVSSGVECRTSHVPIGVVASIVPFNFPAMVPNWTIPNALALGNCMVIKPSEKVPLSVGLIASLLKEAGLPDGVFNIVNGDSEIVNAICDHPDIQAVSFVGSTKVAKIVYQRATQSLKRCLALGGAKNHLLVLPDAKPDMTAQNIAASMSGCAGQRCMAASAMVGVGNVDHIIAILCEEVKKIIPGKNLGAVINKDAKNRIEQYITEAEKNGARILVDGRGAAVPGKENGTYVGPTIIDYVTPDMSVAKEEIFGPVISILRTSTVDEALDIENASPYGNAASVFTQNGSMARYVAERASAGMIGVNVGVPVPREPFSFGGWNESKFGVGDITGKSSIEFWTRLKKSTTKWNPEEGINWMS; translated from the coding sequence ATGAAATACGACCAATTGCAGAATTTTGTAAACGGAAGTTTTACCAAAATCGCTTCCGACCGTACAATTCCCGTCATCTCTCCAATTGACGGTACATTATTGTCAGAACTGCCCTGCTCTACGGCCGCGGATCTGGACATCGCTGTACAGGCAGCAAAAAAGGCATTTCCGGGCTGGAGCCGCACACCTATTAAAGAACGGGTGCAGGTTTTTTTCAGGTACAAATTCCTGTTGGAGAAGAATCTGGATACACTCGCCAGTGTGATCAGTGCTGAAAATGGGAAGACGTATGGAGAAGCTGTACAGGAAGTAGAGAAATGTATAGAGTTGACAGAGTTCGCCACCTCACTACCACAGCTCATAGCAGGTGAAGTACTCGAGGTATCCAGTGGAGTGGAATGTCGTACATCCCATGTTCCTATTGGGGTAGTGGCATCTATCGTACCATTTAATTTCCCGGCCATGGTACCCAATTGGACGATTCCCAATGCGCTGGCTTTGGGCAATTGCATGGTCATCAAGCCATCGGAAAAGGTGCCATTGAGTGTGGGCCTGATCGCTTCTTTATTAAAAGAAGCCGGGTTGCCGGATGGGGTCTTTAACATCGTGAATGGCGATAGTGAAATCGTGAATGCCATCTGTGATCATCCTGACATTCAGGCTGTTTCTTTTGTAGGTTCTACCAAAGTGGCGAAGATCGTGTACCAGCGTGCTACACAAAGTCTGAAGCGCTGTCTGGCATTGGGTGGTGCAAAGAATCACCTGCTGGTACTACCGGATGCCAAACCGGATATGACCGCACAAAACATTGCTGCATCTATGAGTGGCTGCGCCGGACAACGATGTATGGCGGCATCTGCCATGGTGGGCGTAGGGAATGTAGATCACATCATCGCAATTCTTTGCGAGGAAGTGAAGAAAATCATTCCCGGAAAAAATTTAGGGGCGGTGATTAATAAAGATGCAAAAAACAGAATAGAGCAGTATATTACAGAAGCAGAAAAGAATGGCGCCCGCATATTAGTAGATGGCAGAGGCGCAGCAGTACCGGGTAAGGAAAACGGTACTTATGTAGGACCCACCATCATTGATTATGTTACCCCTGACATGTCCGTAGCGAAGGAGGAAATATTTGGACCTGTGATCAGTATACTTCGCACTTCCACCGTAGATGAAGCACTTGATATAGAAAATGCAAGCCCTTATGGCAATGCCGCGTCTGTGTTTACCCAGAATGGTAGCATGGCCCGTTATGTGGCGGAGAGGGCAAGTGCTGGTATGATCGGTGTGAATGTAGGCGTGCCCGTACCCCGTGAGCCATTCTCATTTGGAGGTTGGAATGAAAGTAAATTCGGCGTAGGCGATATCACGGGAAAAAGTTCAATTGAATTCTGGACCAGGCTAAAGAAAAGTACGACCAAATGGAACCCGGAAGAAGGGATTAACTGGATGAGCTAG
- a CDS encoding GDSL-type esterase/lipase family protein yields the protein MKKAMLLLLIGMTVIQVSKAQDKPRFWDDVQTIKHYDQMYAPPANPILFVGSSSIRKWEDAERTFASYDVMNRGIGGAVVNDITFYLDDLVFAYHPREIVLYVGENDIPDGAVADTVLERTKKLLTAIREKLPETPIIYISIKPSPSRDKYRETVKQANALIKEYLKTQHKITWIDVYTPMLTKDGNSRPEIFQSDMLHLNKDGYQIWKKLVQPTLVKKEVKK from the coding sequence ATGAAGAAAGCCATGCTCCTGCTGCTGATAGGCATGACCGTTATACAGGTCAGCAAAGCACAGGATAAACCACGTTTCTGGGATGATGTACAGACGATTAAACACTATGACCAAATGTACGCTCCGCCTGCTAACCCGATCCTTTTTGTCGGAAGCTCTTCTATCCGTAAATGGGAAGATGCAGAACGAACCTTTGCCTCCTATGATGTGATGAACAGAGGTATTGGGGGGGCTGTGGTGAATGATATCACCTTTTACCTGGACGATCTGGTATTTGCATATCATCCACGCGAGATCGTGTTGTATGTAGGAGAAAATGATATTCCGGATGGAGCGGTTGCTGATACAGTACTCGAGCGTACGAAAAAGCTGCTCACTGCCATCAGGGAAAAACTGCCGGAGACACCTATTATTTATATATCTATTAAGCCAAGTCCTTCTCGTGATAAATACAGGGAAACTGTGAAACAGGCAAATGCACTGATTAAGGAATACCTGAAAACGCAGCATAAGATTACATGGATAGATGTGTATACACCGATGTTGACGAAGGATGGGAATTCAAGACCTGAGATTTTCCAGAGTGATATGCTGCATTTGAATAAGGATGGGTACCAGATATGGAAGAAGTTAGTTCAGCCTACGTTGGTAAAGAAAGAGGTAAAGAAATAA
- a CDS encoding serine hydrolase domain-containing protein — protein MKKILLFLLLPFAAQAQTNYPLKLDAYMRAQATISHFSGSVLVAQKGKVIYSGAFGEADKEWHVKNTVAGKYRIGSITKQFTAACILHLEEQGKLNLDDKLSKYIPDYPQGNQVTIHMLLNQTTGITDYTSLPETDLHADVLDVAPADFIKSFQSQPYLFTPGSRWAYSNSNYFLLGYIVEKVTGESFANYLKKITDKAGLKNTGMDRPDTLLPYRTHGYMEDYNIPFYTMSGPYAAGGMYSTVDDLLAWDQALLGNKVLSEATTRKMTTAYMGHYGYGLMIDSLVNHPRIWHSGGIPGYRSVISWYKDGDFNVIVLSNNESNAQYVAGGLAGIMLNMPVVNPYVHKAAAINNAVIDNYVGTYFVGNKIELIRKEGKLYRKINGVDDIELIPESEKKFYYSDGTDRQIEFVTDAAGKVVKASVIMGGLKLPLERIAE, from the coding sequence ATGAAAAAGATACTTTTATTCCTCCTGTTACCCTTTGCAGCCCAGGCGCAAACCAACTATCCATTAAAGCTGGACGCTTATATGCGTGCCCAGGCCACCATCTCCCATTTCAGTGGCAGCGTACTCGTAGCGCAGAAAGGTAAAGTCATTTACAGCGGTGCTTTTGGCGAAGCTGATAAGGAATGGCATGTGAAAAACACGGTAGCCGGTAAATACCGTATCGGCTCCATTACCAAACAATTCACGGCCGCCTGTATCCTTCATTTGGAGGAACAGGGTAAACTGAACCTGGATGACAAACTGAGTAAATACATTCCTGATTATCCACAGGGCAATCAGGTCACAATACACATGCTGCTGAACCAGACGACCGGTATTACAGATTATACCTCACTGCCAGAAACCGATTTGCATGCTGATGTATTGGATGTGGCCCCTGCTGACTTTATTAAAAGTTTCCAGTCACAACCTTACTTATTCACACCCGGTTCCCGGTGGGCGTATAGCAATTCCAACTATTTCCTGTTGGGATATATAGTGGAAAAGGTAACGGGTGAGTCATTTGCGAATTACCTTAAAAAAATCACTGACAAAGCTGGTTTGAAAAATACCGGCATGGATCGTCCTGATACCCTCTTGCCTTACCGTACACATGGTTATATGGAAGACTATAATATACCTTTTTATACCATGTCAGGTCCTTATGCTGCTGGTGGTATGTATTCAACCGTAGATGATTTGCTGGCCTGGGATCAGGCATTACTGGGCAATAAGGTATTGTCCGAAGCTACTACCAGGAAAATGACCACTGCTTATATGGGCCATTACGGCTATGGTCTGATGATAGACAGTCTGGTTAACCATCCCAGGATCTGGCACAGTGGGGGCATTCCCGGTTACCGGTCAGTGATCAGCTGGTATAAAGATGGCGATTTCAATGTGATCGTATTATCCAACAATGAATCCAATGCACAATATGTAGCCGGTGGATTGGCAGGTATCATGTTAAATATGCCAGTCGTAAATCCTTATGTTCACAAGGCGGCGGCTATCAATAATGCGGTAATAGATAATTATGTAGGTACTTATTTTGTTGGAAATAAAATAGAGTTAATCAGGAAAGAAGGTAAATTATACCGTAAGATAAATGGGGTGGATGATATAGAGCTGATACCTGAATCAGAGAAGAAATTTTATTACAGTGATGGAACGGACAGGCAGATAGAGTTTGTGACAGATGCAGCGGGAAAGGTGGTGAAAGCGAGTGTGATTATGGGCGGGTTGAAATTGCCACTAGAAAGGATAGCTGAGTAA
- a CDS encoding DUF5689 domain-containing protein has product MRNLLHSYRTLLGMLLLLSLTFGACKRQYDEPPYATDPDIQATTTIAELQAMYTGTPVEITDSLIIVGVVTGNDQEDNLYKKITLQDATAGIEIEIDQSSLYASYPVGRRLFINLKGLTLGTYNGLLELGLGVNSSNQPQRISSSVIDDFITVGSTGNVVEPVEVTISELSSTYQSMLVSIKDVEFADSYLSSTYADSVNSTTANVTLQDCSANTLSVRTSGYASFANKTVAQGKGTITGIYSFYNSDKQFYIRTLDDVADMTGVRCDGTTASDSVEQISIDSLRSLYSSADITVPRGRYITGYVISNSAKGNVNTQNLYLQEGNDMSGILVRFTEAHSFTQGQKLKIAIGGQTLTSYYGQLELNNIPLDSATATGDTMSITPKVLTITELKAQAAALSGTLVTISTVTLSNTAGSTYSGTVVVTDATGTVNSFVRTGASFASSTFPTAASSYTGVLNINSSSYEVNIRDTTDVIRSTSSSSGGSDSGSGGSDSGSDDGSGSGSTTTVVYTENFSKGGKTGYADAASTQDVGSWQFSQSLVAVSSTSTAKDVFTSGNTNTARLRGANSSTDDGYIMMNFDLTGVQTIAIDHAGASYDTGDAVTYGFTLFASYDAGATWTQVGSPISSTVSVMNTETFTIGAAAGTAVRFKILNTSSNGSSARVRMNIGRVVFTTLQ; this is encoded by the coding sequence ATGAGAAATTTATTGCATTCTTACCGTACCTTATTGGGGATGCTGCTTTTATTATCCCTTACTTTTGGGGCTTGTAAGCGCCAGTACGATGAACCTCCTTATGCAACTGACCCAGACATTCAGGCAACTACTACCATTGCAGAATTACAGGCAATGTATACAGGTACGCCGGTAGAAATTACCGACAGCCTGATTATAGTAGGTGTGGTGACAGGTAACGACCAGGAAGATAACCTGTATAAAAAGATCACCCTGCAGGATGCAACCGCAGGTATCGAAATCGAAATCGATCAATCTTCTTTGTATGCTTCCTATCCTGTAGGTCGTAGACTCTTTATCAACCTGAAAGGTTTGACACTGGGTACTTACAATGGTCTGCTGGAACTGGGGCTGGGTGTAAATAGCAGCAACCAGCCACAGCGTATTTCCAGCTCCGTGATTGATGACTTCATCACCGTGGGTAGCACTGGCAACGTGGTAGAGCCGGTAGAAGTAACTATCAGCGAACTGTCTTCCACTTACCAGAGCATGCTCGTAAGCATCAAGGATGTGGAGTTTGCAGACAGCTATTTGAGTTCAACTTATGCAGACAGTGTAAATTCAACAACTGCAAACGTAACCCTGCAGGATTGCTCTGCCAATACGCTCTCAGTTCGTACCAGCGGTTATGCAAGTTTTGCAAACAAAACGGTGGCACAGGGTAAAGGTACCATCACAGGTATCTACTCTTTCTATAATTCAGATAAACAGTTCTACATCCGCACACTGGATGACGTAGCTGATATGACAGGTGTTCGTTGCGATGGTACAACTGCCAGCGACAGTGTAGAACAGATCAGCATCGATAGTCTGCGTAGCCTGTATAGCAGTGCAGACATCACAGTGCCAAGAGGTCGTTATATCACTGGTTATGTGATTTCTAATAGTGCAAAGGGTAACGTGAATACACAGAATCTGTACCTCCAGGAGGGTAACGATATGTCAGGTATCCTTGTGCGTTTCACAGAAGCACATAGCTTTACACAGGGGCAGAAACTGAAGATTGCAATAGGTGGTCAGACATTGACGAGCTATTATGGTCAGCTGGAACTGAACAACATTCCTTTGGATAGTGCTACAGCCACCGGCGATACCATGAGCATCACACCAAAGGTATTGACCATTACCGAACTGAAGGCACAGGCAGCGGCACTCTCCGGTACGCTGGTGACCATTAGTACAGTGACCCTGAGCAATACAGCTGGCAGTACTTATTCAGGTACAGTAGTCGTGACAGATGCAACAGGTACAGTGAACTCCTTTGTTCGTACAGGTGCTTCTTTCGCATCATCAACATTCCCAACAGCAGCATCTTCTTACACAGGTGTATTGAACATCAATAGTTCCAGCTATGAAGTAAATATCCGTGATACTACAGACGTGATCAGATCTACATCTTCCTCCTCAGGTGGTAGTGATTCAGGTAGCGGTGGCAGCGATAGCGGTTCTGACGATGGTAGCGGAAGTGGTAGTACCACCACTGTAGTATATACTGAAAACTTCAGCAAAGGTGGTAAAACAGGCTATGCAGATGCTGCATCCACTCAGGACGTAGGTTCATGGCAGTTTAGCCAGTCATTGGTAGCGGTATCCAGTACTTCTACAGCGAAGGACGTATTCACCAGCGGTAATACAAATACAGCTCGTCTGAGAGGTGCTAACAGTAGCACTGACGATGGTTATATCATGATGAACTTTGACCTGACCGGTGTGCAGACAATTGCCATCGATCACGCAGGTGCAAGCTATGATACCGGTGATGCTGTTACTTATGGTTTCACGCTGTTTGCTTCTTATGATGCAGGTGCAACCTGGACACAGGTAGGTAGCCCAATCAGCAGCACAGTGTCAGTAATGAATACAGAGACCTTTACGATTGGTGCAGCAGCGGGTACTGCTGTGAGATTCAAAATTCTGAATACTTCCAGCAATGGTTCCAGCGCACGTGTACGTATGAATATTGGTAGAGTGGTATTTACAACTTTACAATAA
- a CDS encoding TonB-dependent receptor, protein MSIYNRIVAVGCLCMFISSARSQVRDSAYVRDSLIREDVKANIPIIAIDETDSDNGNAAGQNISSILYAGRDPYFSNVANFNAARFKVRGYNADYFETYINGIPVKNITNGFTPWSLWGGLNDVMRNRQSANGLRPVDFGLGEIGGVNNIDTRAFRQRQQLSISYAATRGNYNHRLMASWSSGMSKKGWAFSLAASGRYSKDGYVEGTFYEGASYFFAVDKKINAKHMLSFVTFGSPTADGGQSAATKEMYDLAGSHYYNSSWGWQDGKKRSANYTTTYQPYAILSHEWKIDDKSRLNTAVAFSYGERARTGLDWYNAPDPRPDYYRNLPSYQESTAAAEYIANKYRTDESYRQINWTKMYNINRINEETVENANGITGNSVTGNRSLYILQDRVVQTTKFNFNTIYNKNLNKHADLTAGIYFNHQRDRNYQRVHDLLGGDFYVNVNKFAQQTNTSTEDVEQFDLDNPNRILKRKDKYGYDYSMNVNDAKVFLQGMFHYDHVDFFVSGAYNYTSMFREGYIRNGLYPTNSKGKSETFNFNNYAFKAGATYKIDGRNYVFLNASASTRSPYVENIFTSPRNHNGTQSDVKAEKIYSAEAGYVMNAEKVKVRLNAYYSLFQDGMDIMSYYDDSYASFVNYALSNIDKVNYGMEFGIEVPVYEGLKATAAANIGRYFYDSRQHAVVTSDNSSDVITSETVYTKNYHVGQTPQEAYTVGLNYQGKKNWFINVNANYFDKMWLEINPVRRTERATEDVQHNSTQWHSILDQEQLPAQLTMDLFGGKTWYTHVGGRSASIVFTLGVNNLLNNRNLISGGYEQLRFNYTDKDASTFPPKFYYAYGANFFASLAFRL, encoded by the coding sequence ATGTCTATTTACAACAGAATAGTTGCGGTGGGATGCCTTTGTATGTTCATTTCCAGTGCAAGGTCACAGGTTCGTGATTCAGCCTATGTACGGGATTCTCTGATCAGAGAGGATGTAAAGGCCAACATTCCCATCATTGCTATTGATGAAACAGACTCTGACAATGGCAATGCCGCCGGTCAGAACATCTCCTCCATTCTATATGCAGGAAGGGATCCGTATTTTTCAAACGTGGCAAATTTCAATGCTGCAAGGTTCAAAGTAAGAGGCTATAATGCCGATTATTTTGAAACATATATCAATGGCATTCCTGTAAAGAACATTACCAATGGTTTCACACCATGGAGTTTATGGGGTGGTCTGAACGATGTGATGCGTAACAGACAAAGTGCCAATGGTTTGCGCCCTGTTGATTTCGGTTTAGGCGAAATCGGTGGTGTGAACAACATTGACACACGTGCTTTTCGTCAGCGTCAGCAACTGAGCATCAGCTATGCAGCGACCCGTGGTAACTACAATCACCGTCTTATGGCCAGCTGGAGTTCAGGTATGAGCAAGAAAGGGTGGGCTTTCTCTCTCGCCGCTTCCGGTCGTTATTCCAAAGATGGTTATGTAGAAGGAACATTCTACGAAGGTGCATCCTACTTCTTCGCAGTAGACAAAAAGATCAATGCAAAGCATATGCTGTCTTTCGTGACCTTCGGTTCGCCAACTGCTGATGGTGGTCAGTCCGCCGCTACGAAAGAGATGTACGACCTCGCAGGTTCACATTATTACAACTCCTCATGGGGATGGCAGGATGGCAAAAAGCGTAGTGCAAATTATACCACTACCTATCAGCCATATGCAATCCTGAGTCATGAATGGAAGATTGACGACAAGAGCCGTCTGAACACTGCCGTTGCTTTCTCGTATGGGGAGCGTGCACGTACAGGACTTGACTGGTACAATGCACCAGATCCAAGACCTGACTATTACCGCAACCTGCCAAGCTACCAGGAAAGCACTGCTGCAGCTGAATACATTGCCAACAAATATCGTACGGATGAATCTTACCGCCAGATCAACTGGACAAAGATGTACAACATCAACCGTATCAATGAAGAGACTGTTGAAAATGCAAACGGCATCACCGGCAACAGTGTAACAGGCAACCGTTCCCTGTACATCCTGCAGGACAGGGTGGTGCAGACAACAAAATTCAACTTCAACACTATTTACAATAAGAACCTGAACAAGCATGCCGACCTCACTGCCGGTATCTACTTCAACCACCAGCGTGACCGCAACTACCAGCGTGTACACGATCTGCTGGGTGGCGACTTCTATGTGAATGTGAATAAGTTTGCACAACAGACCAATACCAGCACAGAAGATGTTGAACAGTTTGACCTGGATAATCCTAACCGCATCCTGAAAAGAAAAGATAAATACGGTTACGACTATTCCATGAACGTAAACGATGCAAAAGTGTTTTTACAGGGTATGTTCCACTACGACCATGTAGACTTCTTCGTATCCGGTGCATATAACTATACATCTATGTTCCGCGAAGGATATATCAGAAATGGTTTGTATCCAACCAACTCAAAAGGTAAATCCGAAACTTTCAACTTCAATAACTACGCTTTCAAAGCAGGTGCAACCTACAAGATCGATGGCCGTAACTATGTATTCCTGAATGCATCAGCATCCACCCGCTCTCCTTATGTAGAGAACATCTTCACCTCTCCACGTAACCACAACGGTACACAGAGCGATGTGAAAGCAGAGAAAATATATAGCGCAGAAGCCGGTTACGTCATGAATGCGGAGAAAGTAAAAGTTCGTCTGAATGCCTACTACTCCCTGTTCCAGGATGGAATGGACATCATGAGCTATTACGATGACAGCTACGCCAGCTTTGTAAACTATGCACTGTCTAATATAGACAAGGTAAACTATGGTATGGAGTTCGGTATCGAAGTCCCTGTTTATGAAGGGCTGAAGGCGACTGCGGCTGCGAACATCGGTCGTTATTTCTACGACTCCCGTCAGCATGCGGTAGTAACATCTGATAACAGCTCTGATGTGATCACATCCGAAACAGTATATACCAAGAACTATCATGTAGGTCAGACACCCCAGGAAGCCTACACAGTAGGGCTGAACTACCAGGGTAAGAAAAACTGGTTCATAAATGTGAATGCGAACTACTTCGACAAGATGTGGCTGGAAATTAACCCGGTAAGACGTACAGAGAGAGCTACAGAAGATGTTCAACACAACTCTACACAGTGGCATTCCATCCTGGATCAGGAGCAACTGCCTGCGCAGTTGACCATGGATCTGTTTGGTGGAAAGACCTGGTATACCCACGTAGGAGGGCGTTCTGCATCAATTGTATTCACACTGGGTGTAAACAATCTGCTGAACAACCGGAACCTGATCAGTGGCGGTTATGAGCAGCTACGTTTTAACTATACTGACAAAGACGCGAGCACTTTCCCTCCGAAATTCTATTACGCATATGGCGCGAATTTCTTTGCCAGCCTTGCATTCAGACTTTAA
- the trhA gene encoding PAQR family membrane homeostasis protein TrhA has product MIVLDSFYNRKQEIVHGIIHAVGILFGLSALPVLTGIAATHGNTRGIVGAGIYSFCFILLFTCSTVYHLAQDQQVKKLFVVLDHISIYFLIAGTYTPFLLVFMNNAFGITLLCILWGLTAVGVIFKSFFTGRFNILSTIIYLIMGWIMIVGGKTFFTSLPVPVITMIAIGGVLYSIGVYFYLREKRTYTHAVWHFFVLAAAICHYVAVLLSV; this is encoded by the coding sequence ATGATTGTTTTAGACTCATTCTACAACCGTAAACAGGAGATCGTGCACGGCATTATCCACGCCGTAGGCATCCTCTTTGGGCTCAGCGCTCTCCCTGTTCTGACCGGTATTGCCGCTACTCATGGAAATACCCGTGGTATCGTAGGCGCCGGTATTTACAGCTTTTGTTTTATTCTGCTTTTCACCTGCTCTACGGTATACCACCTGGCCCAGGACCAACAGGTAAAAAAGCTCTTTGTGGTACTGGATCATATCAGTATCTATTTCCTCATTGCCGGTACGTACACGCCATTTTTACTGGTGTTTATGAACAATGCATTCGGGATTACACTGCTCTGTATTTTGTGGGGACTGACCGCCGTTGGTGTCATTTTTAAATCCTTCTTTACAGGACGGTTCAATATCCTGAGCACGATCATCTATCTCATTATGGGATGGATTATGATTGTAGGTGGTAAAACATTTTTCACTTCCCTGCCGGTGCCTGTAATCACCATGATCGCTATTGGCGGTGTTTTGTATTCTATCGGTGTGTACTTTTACCTTCGCGAGAAAAGGACTTATACCCACGCCGTATGGCATTTCTTTGTGCTCGCAGCTGCTATTTGCCACTACGTAGCAGTACTGTTATCCGTATAG